The window GTGAATAGAGAAGTCAGAATCTTTGGCAATATTGCAAATGTTTGGAGTACTTATGAAACAAGGTTAAAAAAGGATGGAAAAGTTGAAAGAAGAGGAATCAACAGTATTCAGCTAGTTTTTGAAAATAACCGCTGGTATATTATCTCCTGGACATTTTGTGGAGAAACCGATGAGAATAAAATTCCTAAAACATTTGACAGGAGTTAAAAAAAAATAATTCCTATAACAAAGCTTTCTTTTTCTAATTAATTACAAATACCTATAATATGTAATACCCATTTTCAATGCTTTAAAAGAGTAAATTCATATCCATCACTGTTCTCTAAGAAGCAGTCTCAAAAGCCAAATTATTTGGCTTTTGTTATTGACTATGTGTCTAAATAGAATTCATTAATTGAAAGGAGATAATCCTCAATTTCTGAGGAAGGAAGAATCTGCTTGGCAATTAGGCATATAAGATTCTTCACTTCATCTTATTTCGTTCAGAATACCATTTTTGAGACAGCCGCTTTTCATGTAAATAAGCAATTTTTCAGCTTGTAACGGAGATATAGAAGAACATCTCTTTACAAAAGACGCGCTATTTTTTTAGTCCCGTTTTCCATTAATATACGCATACATCGCTGTGGCATGTCCGTGTCCCAATTCAAAATCTTCTTTTAACCAATTGATTATTTCCGTGGCTTTTATTCCTTTTTTTATTTTCCCTTCTTCTGTAAATCCTTTTTCAGCCGCTAAAACTTCAAAATCAGAACGATCTTTTCCTGTTTTTTCTTCAATGTTTTTAATATAGGTTTGAAATGACATAATATTTTGTTTTTTGGTTAATCTTATTTTTTAAATATACGCTTTTGAATATAAAATCAATCTTACTATATTCTATAAAGCTTTGCTGTTGTATGAAAAAGCACTCTGATATTCTTATCCAAACAATCTTCATGGAGGTTTCATCTTACTTCACCAGCTCTATAATCTTTTTCAATTAAAAATAAAACGAATAATCCCCCAAACCCACTGTTTATCGCAAATTTAAATTAACTTCGTACCACCAATAATCATAATAACAAATCCATGTTAGAGATCAGAACCAGCTGCGAAAATTGTCAGAAACCCTTACCCTATGATTCGCCTGAAGCCATGATATGTACATTTGAGTGCACATTTTGTAAAGATTGTGTTGACCATATTTTCAAAAATGTCTGCCCCAACTGTGGTGGTGGACTGGAAAAACGCCCCATCAGGCCCAAAAGTCTTCTTGCAAAATATCCCGTAAGTTCAGAAGTGGTATATCAACCCATTAACGAAGCTGAGTTCAAAATTAAACAGGAGAGATTAATTGATATTCCTTTAGGTGAGCGATAAAAACCCTATAATACTTGATTCAAGTTCCTTTTTTTGATCAATTTAAGGTATTTGTATTGATCTTATGATGAAGTCTGCTGTAAGTTAAAAACCGTACCCGCCGGATCTGTAATCCAGTGCATATTTTCCGGAAGTCCCTCAATTTCATTATTATTGTAATAGGTTTGGATACTCTGATAATATACATGTATGGATTTAAGATATACAATTTCAGGTTCCAGCAAGATGTCCGATGTTATTGGAATGAGATCCGGTCCATAGAGCAGCTGCTACTTAGTCAGTTTGGCTTCTTTAGGAGACATCCCAAAATGTTGTTTGAAAGCTTTTGAAAAAGATTCTATAGTGGAAAAACCAACTTCAACAGCTATAGACGCAAGACTTTCCTGAGTATAAAGTATTCGTTTATAAGCATTTTGCACTTTAAGTCTTTGCTGGAAAGCTCCTATGGTTTCCCCGCAGTTCTACTTAAAGATACGCTGAATATTTCTGTAAGAATAATTAGATACTTCCTCTAAATCTTTTACAGAAATCTGCTGGTCATAATTTTCCTCAATGAAATTGATGACTTTATAAACACAGTTCAGGTTGTCTTCCATAAACAATAGCACTTGGGAGGTAAATGGTGTGAAATAAATTGCAAATAAAAGAAATAAAATAGAGTTAGGATCATATAAAGATTTCCTTTTTATTGCAAAAAGCCTTAAATCAATCAATTTAAGGCTTTTGTTTACTTATACTACAAAGCTATTAGCTTAATATCTCACAGGGTGCTACACAATAGACCCAAGGACATCTTTTTATTCCCGGAGCTGGGCAACACGCTTCTGAGCAGCTTACTGCACCTCCATTGATGCTCTTCAGCTGATCTCTTGAAATTTTTTCACGATTTTTCATAATCAAGTCAGATTAGGTTACCATTTAGGGCTGATTTCCACCGCCGCATCCATCATAGGGCATGCATTGCCATTTTCCGCCAATCAAACATATTTGGCCACCTGGGCAGTTGATACCTCCTTTAATTGATTTCATTTCCTGTCTGTCGATTTTTTGTAAATTTTTCATAATATTTAGATTTAATGGAAGTCTAAATTAATCAATTTTCATTAATGTAAATTAAAATATTTTATAAAATTATTATAAAATTTATTTTATGATTTAGTTATTTACATTTTTACATAATAAAAAATACAAGGGGTCTTATTTTATTATCTTAATTTAATTGATTTAAGTATAATAGGATTCTTAGCTCTAAGATTTACTAGAATCCTTTTCTTTTTATCATTAGAATACTGCAACACTAAAGTATCTTTTTTTAATTCTAATATGTCATATGTTTTATTTTCTATTTTTAAAATATTAGTTTTTTGTTGGTAGTCCCATTTCATAATAGGTTTCACATCATTCATTCTAAAGCTCCTTAAAGTATTGCTTGAAAAAATCAAATCCTTTATAATCAATATTTCCATTATTATAAAATACGTATCCATAATTAATATTTTTATAAATATTTTCTTCTTTAGTATATGTAAAAATATACCAAAAACTATTCTCTTCTGTTAATTTTTGCTCTAATGAACTTTTAGCACAGCTTGATAAAAAACTATTTAAGATTAGGAGCGCTATTAGATTTTTCATATGTTACAGATTTAGTTCCACTACTTGGAGTGTTTATATACATTTTTCCGGTTGATTTATCAAATAATAATGAATAACCAGATTTGTTAGTATTAAAATTATTTATTAAATCAAGTGCCTGTTCTGGATTCCCCTCTTGATAATATGAATTCATTATTAATTGTGAAAAATATGCTACTTCACCTTCTTGATGGGTTGTTGATGATTCTTTAAAAGTCCAATGATTAACAGCTTTATTAGCAACCACCGCATGAGAATAAAAAGTAGAAGCTTCAATATTATGATTATCATCATATTTGTGCATATTTTCATGATATGCAATATTCATTAAATCATATTTATTATTCACCATAGGATGCAAATAGCCATTCTTTTGTGCATTAAAAACAATACCTCCTTCATTATTATAGTATGCAGTAGAGTTATTACTTCTTTCCGAAGTTGTACTAATATTTGTTGCCCCAATTTTTGAGCCATAATAGGCAATAACATTTTTACTTGCCTTCATATTAAATTCATAATTTTTAGCCATTGGAAGATTTCCTAATAATAAAGATTTATTCTTATGAACCAAAGTAATATATTTAGATCCATTATTGACAACTCTATTAATACTACCATCATTATTTAAATAAATGATATCTTTAGGAGCCATACCATCAGGATCAGTAAATCTAACTGGGTTATCAAAAGTATAAACATACGGATTCCAGTTAGGCATTTTCCCTGCCAAAGGATCCACTCCATACCAAAAACTTAATCTCGGATTAAAATATCTTGCCCCATAATAATACAATCCTGTTTCGGAATCCAGTTCTTTTGCATTGAATTTATAAGGGTTATCATATTTTCCAGTAACCTTTTGCTCTACAAATGTTTCTCCGAATGGTAAATTTAAGAAAAATTGGCTTGCAACCCCATTATCATCAGTCACAAAATTTGCTGTGCCAAGCTGGTCCCCATGAAGATAGAACAAACCTGCCTGAGCCGGTGATATAGTCAACGCTGCTTCAATACTGGTATTATCAATACCTGCTTTGTCAAGATAAGTCTTGAAATCTCCTTCCAGATCAGGTGCTTCATCTTTTGAGATATCTTTCATTGCATCAGGAGCCATTCTTGAAAGAACGCCGCTGGCGTTTTTAGACACACGACTAGCAATTCTCTGGCTTCCAATATAATAATGATTAGTATAAGCACCCTCAGAACTTACTACAAGATATGGACTTGGATAAAGAGTATATCCTTTCAGTTCCAATTTACCATCTACCAATACTCCATTTTGATAGAGCTTTGGTCCACTTTTCAGGTTATATTTAATAATCCTATCCCCATTATCATCATAAGCATGATACTGAAATACATCTTCATCTTTAGAAAAATAGGCCTTCATATTATCTTCTTCATCCCAAAACATCTGTCTACGCTTACCTGAGGATATATTTTCTACAGGATTTCCATTGAGATCATATGTAAGACTTTCGGAGGTAGAATTATTCAGATTGGATACTGTAATCGCCTGATGTGTTCCATTTTTGTAGGTATAAGAGTTATTATAAGTATTCAATGTATTAGTAACCCCTGATACGGAATGCGTTTGCCTTTTTGTATTGATTCCACCTGCTGATGTATAAGTAAGGAAAGTTTCATAGCTTGCATTCATATTACTCGGATCCATTGGTTCTTTTATATTCTTTAGCATAGCACCCACTGAATAAGTAAGGCGATTTAAACTGTCATATGCGTAGCCAAGATAATAGTTCCCTCCTAATTGATTAGGCGTAATATTTCCTGAATTGGTATTGCTGATGATATTCCCTACAAAATCATAATCATATGCATTCTGTAAAAATGTGGTATAGTTATCCTTTATAAGGGAATGAACTCTTAATTGTCTTTTTTTAGGGGTATAGGTAAATGTTGAATAGGTATTATTTCCATTGAGTATTTTTGTTCTCTGCTCAAATTCATCATACTGAATATCCTTTACATAGTCTCCTAGATTACTTTTTACAGATTTAACATTTCCTCCTAAGTCATAATTATATTCTACTGATTCCCCATCTGCATACGTAATATTTTTTATACGATTCCAGCTGTCATAGATGTACTTTGTAGTAAAGGTTGATGGTGCTGAAATATATACCCCCATTACCCTCCTTCTCTCTGTACTTACTTCACCCATATCACCATAAGTATAGTTCACATCTCCTGTACCGTCTTTCTTAGTAACTACCTTTCCTATTCCATTACCTGTAGTTCCATAAGTATATTTAACATTGGCAGGATTTACAGCTCCGTTAGGCAAATCAGTATAGATGATCTCTGTCAATCTATTAACATTATACCGATACCTTATTCCCATCCCTGTATTGAGAAGATTAGCTGTTGATTTACCTTTGATTTGACCTGCCTTATCATATCCTATATTTGTTAATCCTCGATCAGGATGTAGCTCCTGTGTTCTTCTTCCGCCAAGGTCATAAGTATAGGTTGTAGTCTTATTCTCAGGATCCGTGCTTGTTAATAGTTGCCCTACAGCATCGTATTTAAATGTTGTAACAAGAGGCTGGGTCCCTAAATAATTTCTAGACACTATCACCTTCCCTTCAGCATTGCTAAGGTTCTCTGATTTAAGATTAGTGCTTAGATTCTGTTCTTTTGTTATTGTTTTCTTGAATAAAGCTCCCTCAATATCATAAGAACTGATGGATATACGACCTTCTTCATCCCATTCTTTTACAACCCTTCCAAGAGCATCATACTCAACGGTACTGAAATAGGGTGAAAGGCTTGTTTTCAGTTTTTTGTTTAACACCGCATCCTTGGCTTCAAATGTTGATTGATATTGCTTAACAGGTCTTCCAAACACATCATATTCTGTCATACCTGAAACAGACATTTTCTCGTCTGCTCCAATCTGAATATCTTTTTTAACCTGAACGGTTCTCCCCATACAATCCGCAAATGTTATCGTTTCTATTGGATTATTCGGATGATCCGGATCATAATTTTGTGTAGTAGAAGTATAAAGATTTATCTGATTGTTATTTGCTGAGAAAGGATTCATGGAATAGTTATACTTTACGGTATAAGGAGAAATACCATTTTCTTTTGGTCCCAGTATGGTGGTAAGCCTTCCATAGTCATCATAGGTATACTTGATTTTATGACCTGCAGCATCCGTAGATTCTATAAGGCTATCCCAGATCGGATCATATATTGACGAGGAAAATACTCCAAAACTATCTGTTACTTTTATTACATATTTATTCAATATATCATAGTCATAATTTAAAATATATCCCACTGGATTTTTGACTGACTTTATATTTCCAAAGGAATCGTAAGTATAATTGGTTTCAGCAGTTTCAGTATTGTTTAGTTTTACCATAACTTTCATTAAGACTCCCGTATTAGGATCTATTTGTGAATTACGCTGCCTCATCATCGTATTGCTGTTATTAAATACTTTAATCTCTGAAGGAATATTAAGAATATTTTTTGCTGTTAGAGTAGCAATATCATGATACATCATTGTAGTAAAGTAGCTACCTAACGGATCATTGCTGGCATATCTAAAAGCAGTAAGCTGCCCTTTATCATTATAGGTCATTGTAGAACTCGTAGTTAGCGTCCCTCCACTTTCTAACTTTGAATTCACTGTAACTGTAGGAAGAATAACAGTCATTTTATTTCCCTTAGTTCCACCCGTGTCATAGCTTTCAAAATCCTGCTCAGGGAGTTCTGCCAGCTGAGTATAATTGTTTACGTATTTATACTGTTTATACTGATTTATTGTAATCCCTTTTAATGTAGCAGGGCCCATATAGGAATCCGTTTTTCTAGGCAGTCCATTATTATAATAAGTACTGTTATAAAAACTTTGGGCTGTTTTACTATACACATTCGTTCCCTTCATATTTTCAGTAATGACTTCACTAAATCCATAATGACTTCTTTCCCTTCTGTCGTATCTGGAGTTCAGGTAGGTGAAACGGGCTACCATATCCTTTTCCAGGGTTGGCTGTGTATAAGTATTTGAATCTACATTAGGATTCAATATTGTAACCTCCTTCATCACCAACCTTGCATTCGGATCGTTATAAGTAGGCGTTGTAAACTCATAGTCAATAACAAAGCTTCCGTTCGTGGCAACTTCCGTCACTTTAGCAAGCTTATTGGTACGCCCAACATTAGAATAATTTACCTGCAAACCATTATCATGATTTATCACAAGATCCGGGAAACCATCTCCATTGATATCCCTAAGGCCTTTATTGATTTCAGACATAGATACCCCAATATTAGCACTCATATCTGCTCCTGCTCTAAAATAAAGGATGGTAACCCCAAATAGCCAAACAATTGGAATATTCAGATAAAACCCACCATTTAGAGTTAAAGCTCCATTGTATGTTGCACTGTCATTACCAAGATTAACAGAGCCGTCAGCTCTTGATAAACTTTGTGGTGACTCAAACCTGTTTCCTGAGTTATAACTCACAGATGTATAACCCATTTTGTCTGTTGATAAAAGATCCACTAATCCATCTCCATTCACGTCCTGAAGAGAAACTTTACTACTTCCTGTTGAAGATGAGCCGGTAAGACTTCCAGAAACTCCCCAGCCGGCACTGAATGTAGAAGTAGCCGCAAGCATTCCCGAAAGGCCACCTCCTATACTAACAGATGTTGCCCCTACAGGAGCTGAAGAAGACATAGCTAAATCAGGAAATGGCTCGAAGGCATTGTCAATTCTTCCATTACCATAATTCAGTTTATATTGCACTTGTCCATCAACAACTTCAACTCTATCTGGAAGCCCATCACCATTAATATCCATCCAGTATTTCTGTGCCTTATCATAAGAATTGGTAAAATCAGAAAAGCTTGTTCCACCTGACCAAGAAGGTGAAGTATCCGGTTTTGAATCTGAATCTGTATTATTTGTATTTCTTCCAACGGTCTTCACTGCTGAAACACTAAACGCAATTGTATTAGTGCTTTGAAAGCTATCACTATTAGAAATAACAGAATCTGCATTATTCTCCAGGTTTCTGCCTTGTGATCCATTAAGCCCGCCTAACGAGTTGGTAAGCTGAGACTCTGTTCTGTACAGCATATCAGGATAACCATCTCCGTTGACATCAAAAAAGTCCTGTGTATTGATATTTCCATACCCTCTTAATTCTGAAGTAGATTTTGAGATCACTGGAATACCAATTCCCCAGTTAGTTGTCTTTGCTTTACTTTTTTGCTTTTTCTCTATAGCATACATACTTGTACTTGCATTTCCTGCCACCTCAACATCCGCTTCATCCGGATCATCATCTACAAAAAACGGAGCCATTGTTTCTTCATCCCTGAATGAAGCAGGTTTTGAAAACTGCTCTGTAAAACCATTATTAATCCACTTCTCAACCAATACATTATTTTCTTTTGCTTTATAGGTTGTCATAGGAACAATAGGATTAAATCCTGCAAGTATGTTGGTATTCGCCATACTCTGAAAATCTGCCTGAACAATATCTCCAATACATTCTCCATACTCATTTTGATCTGTTATTCCATCACATGATCCAAAATCATAATTGAACTGTCCGAATGGGGAATCCAGGAATTCACTATTAATCAAAGCCCCATACGAGTCTCTTGGAGTATCGGAATTTACTACATAATCCGGAGTGGTTACACCAGATGGCTGAGTTGGAATATCTCTTGGGCCGGTAGGTGGATTCAGTTGGTTTTGTGTTCTCTTAACATCTTTGCTTTCGTTGTAAATAAATTGTCCCCAGTTATGGTATACTGCACTTATACTATTGAATTCAGCAGTATTTAATGCAGTCTCTTCAGTAGACCCTAAATAAGTATTAGATCCATAATGGATATTAAACATATTTTTTTGAAGCTGGGATTTTAAAGCTTCATATGCATCTCTATCCTTTCGGGTATTACAGTATACTACAATATCAATTTTATCTTCCAGTTTAACCGCCTGATATGGGTTACCTGTGTAGAATGGAATGGGACCAGTACCATTTAATGAAGTTTCTGTAAGACCTGTGTAAGAAATTTTCACCCATCTTTTCCCTAAGACATGCCCATTTTTCTTGATTACATAAAAAAAGCTTCCCAATAATGCAGGTGAGAAACCAAAATTTTGATTAAGTGAAATATAATAATCATTAATTCCTCCTGGCATATTTCCCAAATCAGCTACATGAAATTTCTTTTTAAAATCCCTAACATAGTAAGAAGGATAACTTGCAACATCATAAGCTTTAGCCCCATATTGTGTTACCAGAATATTTTTCCATTCAAGATCCTTATGCATATATGAATCCGATTCCACAGAGAATTTCAGATGATACTCTCCCATTGGCGTTGAGTAATTCATATCTACAGCATCAATATCTACAGGACCGGCAGACTCACTATAGGTTTTTGTATAAAGCACGATAATATTGGAAGGACCTGAAGTTACCACTTTTGAAAGGGTTATCTTAAAAGTAACATTATCATTCAAACGGGGAACAGTAAATCCTGGAATACTGATTGAACCTGAGCCAAGCACATCACATTTTAATGTTTTTGTAAGATTATTCAGGAAATATTTATCTTCATACCTCAGGTTATTAGGCTGAAAACCGTCCAATTCTTCCTGGGCAGTATCTGGAATTGCCACTCCCTGAGCATTTACATATTGAACGGATGGCGCTGAGTTCACTTCATAATTAACCCCCGCTTTTTTATGCAGCCTAAAGTAAATTTTTTCTCCTGATTCTACATAAATACGACTAGAACTGTCAATACCAAGAGGCGTACCCTGATAGTCATTATAATGTTCAATAGAAATAGGCTGACTAGGATTTCCTCCAATGAGTGTGGTTAGAAACAGTCTTCCATTTTTTGGCTGATAACGAGGATCCAGCATTTCAATTGAATACACAGCTCTTGCCTTCGTCTCCTGCATATCCGTAATGGAAATATTATCTGTAATGGTAACATATCCGGGTTTTGGAGCAATCCATACTCTTACAACATCATTTTTAGCCTTTACCGGCTCTTCTGCCTCATCCCTATCAATATCCTCCGGCTCTGTATAAGGAACAGGAATACTCCCTTTCATCACCATATTCTCCGTCATATCACTTGTTGTAACCATTTCCGGCTGCCCATTGTCGTTTATTCTATTAAACCAGACTTTATCATCCTTAACAACATCAGGCAAGCCATCTGAGTTAGCATCTATCAGATAAACAGGTGTATTGGTTTTACTTTCAGACCAGCTTTTTGTAAAATCAAATCCCATCTTCCACCAGTTGAAAAGAATTGTTGCTCCTGTACTTAATGTACTTCCGGTAGTTTTATTGAAGTTACTATTCAGGTTAAGTACATTGGTTTCAGGGGTATCAAACGAAAGGTTTCCGGCACCATCTAAAGAACCAGGAATCAATCTAATCCCATTATCTCCATTTCTCTTGCGATAGAGAATATCAGCAATACCATCGCCATTAAAATCCAGCAGCTCCTGTCCTCTCTTAATATCAGGATATGATTCTCCAACAAATCCACTTACCATAAAATTCTTGTCTCCCGAAGTATGCGGAGTGAATAATCCAAGCCCCACTCCTATTCTTAGCGACCAACCCCATTCAAAATTGTTATCAGCACTTATCCTTGATGGTGAAAGGGCACCATTTACCGCACCTGAAAAAGCCTCCGGCTTAGGAGCATTAACAACCTTGGCAGGTCCAAAATCCCCTTTAGAAATATCATTATAATATTCGAATTGATAATTAACCCCCGGTCCTTGGAGACCTTTAAGAACTGTTTTATAATATTGCCCTGTATCATAATCAAATGAATACTTTATTTCAGCATGCATATTATCATAATAAACGTTAACAGTACTCAGTTTATCAATTACAACCCTTTTTACCCCTTCTCTGGTGTTAATAGAATAGTCTGGCCGGTTTATATCTGTAGGAGCAAAGCTAACAGTATATGGACCATCGGCATCCCCAACTCCCGAGTACTTAATGGTTGCAATATGAAATACCCGCCCTTTTGCCAGATTAATATTGCCAGAATTAACAGGATATGAATTTGTCTGCAAGATCCTGTTCAAATAGTTGTATTTAATATTATTATTATGAACATCAATTTCTTTTGTAATACCCCATTGTACAATATTACCGTCATCTTTCTTTACTACAGCATTATCACTCACCGTTGTTTCTGTTCCGCCGTAATATTTCTTTGTTCCGTCTGTTGTTGTTACCACCCAGGTATAATCAGACGGATAAGCACCAAATCTTTCAATTTTTATAAAATTATTATTCTTTCTCAGATAGAATCTTTTTGAACCTGATCTGTTTCTGGATTGCCTTGAAATATCCATTGATCCAGGAACGTCAACATGTCTATGAGGAAGATAATCCCCTTCATACATAAGCATTTCACCATCCAATAAGTAAATTTCCGATTCAAAACCTTCATCAAATGCAGGTGTTCCCCATCGGGTATCCAGAGTAATTCCTGAAACGCCTGAAATATCCCAGCCTTCTCCCATCCAGCCATTGCCTTTGCTGCTACTATAGGTTACAGCCAGCTTAGGCTGCATTCCATTGACGCCCCTGGGAATATCAATTGGATAAGACATGGAAGCATCTCCTTTTTGGCTTGCACCAGGTGGAGAAAGCAGCTGAACACGTGCCATAGGATCTCCGGCCTTTAAACCACTGATGCTTGTAGGCGCAAATGAATTCACCGTTGGAGACTCCGGAACGGAAATAATACCATTAATATAGTCATTGTCATTGTCGCTTTCTATAATGACAACCTTTGATTTTTCATCAACAAAGGATGATGATTCTATACGCCACTGCTTCTTTTCATAATCAAAATAAAAAGCTTTGATATCCTGAGGTGAAGTGAGACCCAATAATTTCTCATCATAAGGAATGGAAATTTTCACTTTTTTATTCAGTTTTCCGGAAGTCACAGAAAACCTGTAAGCATTATTACTCAGCGTAACATTTTTAAGTCCCTGAGAGGTCGTGGGAAAATCTTTCTCACGTAACTTAAGAACTTCAACAGAGGCAGACTCTGAGGTTTCCTTATCGATATTTATTTCAAGCCCTTCATATTGATATTTAAATTCTCTGTCCTTAGAAATTTCAATTTTTTGAGGAATAAAATTTCCTTTATCAACTATTTTAAAAGATTTTGTAGCCGCAGGAATTTTATAGGTCTGAACAATACCACCCAACGAAACAGAAAACTGCCCTGACTGCTTTTCCCGATCTGTAAGTTCGATAAGCTTTTCAAATTCTCCATCCTTAACTGTAACAGATTCATTGTTGATTGATACATTATCAGAGTTATGAGCAAATCCTGTAATATAAAGCTTGTTTTCAGACAAAATAGAATTCAGAATAACATGCTGGTTTTGATTTTGGCTGTAATCGAAAACTACTTTTACATTTTTGATCTTATATTTCACTCCTGCCAAAGGTGATGTAAATAGAACCGTATTGGCACCATTTTTCAAAAGATCAGCATTAATTTCTTCTCTCTGATGGTTCCATTTAGCGCTGGGAACAATAATATTTCCTCCCAAAGCAACATTGTGATTCAAAGATCTTGAAACACATTGATAAGACTCAAGTCCAAATAAATCATATTCCAGATATACTCTACTGTTTATAATTTTTTCAGGAATCTCAATAGTAAAAAAGTTATCACTTATCAGATCTTCTTCTTTATTGGAAAATATACCAATAACCCCCTGTTTTTCCTTTGCTTCAAACTCTTTGATAAATTTCGGATTTCTTTTATACCTAACTTCATGAGTTGATGTTTCTGCAATTTCTTGAGAAACTTTCGGATTCATATCTTTATTGGTAACCTCTGATAATAAATGGTCTTTAGATTCAGCTATTTCAGGAAGATCTTTAGTATCTGTAATGGCAAGCTCATTCCCAAAGTTCATTTGCCGCATAAGATCTTTTTTGAATAAACGCACTTTGTATCTGTCTTCCTTGTTAAAGCTCGCAAAAACAAACATACAAGCAAAGAAGAGCGCAAAAATGCATGACTTCCTGGTAATAGGGAGTTTGTTTAAATTAATTTTCATGGTGTGATGTTTTATTCTACTATTAGTTTGAAGGTCTTTATAATTTTCCCATTCTGAGTAAGATTAATCAGATACCCGCT of the Chryseobacterium capnotolerans genome contains:
- a CDS encoding DUF1272 domain-containing protein — its product is MLEIRTSCENCQKPLPYDSPEAMICTFECTFCKDCVDHIFKNVCPNCGGGLEKRPIRPKSLLAKYPVSSEVVYQPINEAEFKIKQERLIDIPLGER
- a CDS encoding bacteriocin-like protein gives rise to the protein MKNREKISRDQLKSINGGAVSCSEACCPAPGIKRCPWVYCVAPCEILS
- a CDS encoding bacteriocin-like protein is translated as MKNLQKIDRQEMKSIKGGINCPGGQICLIGGKWQCMPYDGCGGGNQP
- a CDS encoding DUF4287 domain-containing protein → MSFQTYIKNIEEKTGKDRSDFEVLAAEKGFTEEGKIKKGIKATEIINWLKEDFELGHGHATAMYAYINGKRD
- a CDS encoding helix-turn-helix domain-containing protein → MGAFQQRLKVQNAYKRILYTQESLASIAVEVGFSTIESFSKAFKQHFGMSPKEAKLTK
- a CDS encoding helix-turn-helix transcriptional regulator, producing the protein MEDNLNCVYKVINFIEENYDQQISVKDLEEVSNYSYRNIQRIFK